The following proteins come from a genomic window of Carassius auratus strain Wakin unplaced genomic scaffold, ASM336829v1 scaf_tig00214455, whole genome shotgun sequence:
- the LOC113092087 gene encoding 26S proteasome non-ATPase regulatory subunit 6, with amino-acid sequence MPLENLEEEGLPKNPNLRIAQLKFLLTLNDHRQDAKVKSELMDAIKLNNMAPYYEALCKELKWPVDTDLLSKMKKANEDEVKRLDDVLEDAEKNQGESEIRDAMMAKAEYLIRIGDKEGALTAFRKTYDKTVALGHRLDIVFYLLRIGLFYMDNDLITRNTEKAKSLIEEGGDWDRRNRLKVYQGLYCVAIRDFKQAAELFLDTVSTFTSYELMDYKTFVTYTVYVCMIALKRPDLREKVIKGAEILEVLHSLPAVRQYLFSLYECRYSVFFQSLARVEQEMKQDWLFAPHYRYYVREMRILAYSQLLESYRSLTLGYMAEAFGVSTEFIDQELSRFIAAGRLHCKIDKVNEIVETNRPDSKNWQYQETIKKGDLLLNRVQKLSRVINM; translated from the exons ATGCCTTTGGAAAACCTGGAGGAAGAGGGTTTACCTAAAAACCCCAATCTGAGAATAGCTCAGCTGAAGTTTTTACTGACTCTGAATGATCACAGACAGGATGCTAAAGTGAAGAGCGAGCTGATGGACGCCATCAAACTCAACA ATATGGCCCCGTACTATGAAGCCCTGTGTAAAGAGCTGAAATGGCCGGTGGACACGGATCTGTTGAGTAAGATGAAGAAAGCAAATGAGGACGAAGTGAAAAGGCTGGATGATGTTTTGGAAGATGCTGAGAAGAACCAGGGAGAGAGTGAGATCAGAGATGCCATGATGGCCAAAGCTGAATATCTCATCCGCATCGGTGACAAG GAAGGGGCCCTGACCGCCTTCAGGAAGACTTATGACAAGACCGTTGCTCTTGGTCATCGCTTAGACATTGTTTTCTACCTGCTGAGGATTGGCCTGTTTTATATGGACAATGACCTCATCACCCGCAACACTGAGAAAGCCAAAAG TTTGATTGAAGAAGGTGGTGACTGGGACCGGAGGAATCGTCTGAAGGTGTATCAGGGCCTCTACTGCGTGGCCATTCGGGATTTCAAGCAGGCAGCGGAGCTCTTTCTGGATACGGTCTCCACATTCACCTCATATGAGCTTATGGACTACAAGACGTTCGTCACGtacactgtgtatgtgtgtatgatcGCTCTCAAGAGGCCGGACCTGAGAGAGAAG GTAATTAAAGGTGCTGAGATCTTGGAGGTGCTACACAGTTTACCTGCTGTCCGTCAGTACCTCTTCTCTCTCTACGAGTGCCGTTATTCTGTATTCTTTCAGTCATTAG CTCGAGTGGAACAGGAGATGAAGCAAGACTGGTTGTTTGCTCCTCATTACCGTTACTATGTCCGAGAGATGCGAATCCTGGCCTACAGCCAGCTCCTGGAATCCTACCGCTCTCTCACGCTGGGATACATGGCCGAAGCGTTCGGAGTCAGCACAGAGTTCATTGACCA GGAGCTGTCGCGATTTATCGCTGCAGGACGTTTACATTGCAAGATCGACAAAGTCAATGAGATTGTGGAAACCAACAG ACCTGATAGTAAGAACTGGCAGTACCAGGAAACCATAAAGAAGGGTGATCTCCTGCTGAACAGAGTGCAGAAGCTGTCCAGAGTGATCAACATGTAG